In Gasterosteus aculeatus chromosome 15, fGasAcu3.hap1.1, whole genome shotgun sequence, a single genomic region encodes these proteins:
- the marcksb gene encoding myristoylated alanine-rich protein kinase C substrate b — protein sequence MGAQTSKAAGKEEAAVEKPTEGAAVAAKANGQENGHAKTNGDASPSAEEANKDDVPANGSTPTEEAPKAEGEKVEAAEANGEKEPAATNGEASAKPEEGTPSTSEEGKQKKKRFSFKKPSFKLSGFSLKKAKKESDEAAEEGAAAGGEKAAAENAATEEAKPDEVAEEGAKEAEAEKPKAEEEAKAEEPAAAAAAAAEEEKPADASPAEPETAAAPEATAE from the exons ATGGGAGCACAAACCTCCAAAGCCGCTGGAAAAGAGGAAGCCGCCGTAGAAAAGCCAACAGAAGGCGCCGCCGTTGCAGCGAAGGCAAACGGACAG GAGAATGGCCATGCCAAGACCAACGGGGATGCCTCTCCATCTGCAGAGGAGGCCAACAAAGATGATGTACCGGCCAACGGCAGCACTCCTACAGAGGAGGCGCCAAAAGCCGAAGGCGAGAAAGTAGAGGCCGCTGAGGCCAACGGTGAGAAGGAGCCTGCGGCTACAAACGGAGAGGCCTCTGCCAAGCCTGAGGAAGGCACTCCATCCACCAGCGAGGAAggaaagcaaaagaagaagcgTTTCTCCTTCAAGAAACCCTCCTTTAAGCTAAGCGGCTTCTCATTGAAGAAGGCCAAGAAAGAGTCTGATGAGGCAGCAGAGGAAggcgcagcagcaggaggagagaaagcgGCGGCAGAGAACGCAGCCACTGAGGAGGCCAAACCAGATGAGGTTGCTGAGGAGGGAGCCAAGGAGGCTGAAGCTGAAAAGCcaaaggccgaggaggaggcgaaggcggaggaaccagcagcagcagcagcagcggcggccgAAGAGGAGAAACCAGCCGACGCCTCACCCGCTGAACCAGAGACGGCAGCCGCTCCAGAGGCCACCGCTGAGTAA